From a region of the Fischerella sp. JS2 genome:
- a CDS encoding cadmium resistance transporter: protein MSGLLSAIPTGLIAFTATKLDDIVTLSLFFSQVSVCLQRRHIVIGQYLGFSALVVASLPGFFGKLILPQSWIGLLGVVPIIIGISRLLHQDTEDAQTDTQTSDSPQSWLCSLLSPQTYGVTAVTVANGGDNISIYMPLFASTTWDRLLIILGVFFLMVGVWCYTAYCLTKVSAIASMITSYGNSLVPFILIGLGVSILMESHTLETPILAIISCVILGYYLLILGRNT, encoded by the coding sequence ATGAGCGGATTGCTAAGTGCCATTCCCACTGGACTAATTGCTTTTACTGCAACTAAACTTGATGATATTGTCACCCTGTCACTGTTTTTCTCACAAGTAAGTGTGTGCTTGCAGCGTCGCCACATTGTTATCGGTCAGTATCTTGGTTTTAGTGCGTTGGTGGTTGCAAGTTTACCTGGCTTTTTCGGCAAACTTATCCTACCCCAATCCTGGATTGGTTTACTTGGTGTAGTGCCAATCATCATTGGTATAAGTCGCCTACTGCATCAAGATACCGAAGATGCACAGACTGATACCCAAACCTCTGATTCTCCTCAATCTTGGTTATGCAGTTTGCTTTCTCCCCAAACCTATGGAGTAACAGCAGTAACAGTTGCGAATGGAGGCGACAACATCAGCATTTATATGCCATTGTTTGCTAGTACGACTTGGGATCGCTTGCTGATCATTTTAGGAGTGTTCTTCTTGATGGTAGGTGTGTGGTGTTATACCGCTTACTGCTTAACCAAGGTTAGTGCGATCGCTTCTATGATTACTAGCTACGGTAATTCTTTGGTTCCTTTTATCTTAATAGGATTGGGTGTTTCTATTTTGATGGAAAGCCATACCCTAGAAACCCCTATCTTAGCTATTATCAGCTGTGTAATTCTTGGTTATTACCTGTTAATTCTAGGCAGGAATACGTAG
- a CDS encoding LysR substrate-binding domain-containing protein, whose translation MTLEQLRIFLAVAEMLHFTRAAEALYITQPAVSAAIQSLETEYGVKLFHRIGRHIEITDAGKLLQGEAQKILDQVDLTERGLKELNNLQRGELKLGASLTIGNYWLPEKISDFKQHYPGILINCTLGNAEEICEGTAVGMYDLGFVTGDIKPALQNSLEKEVVGSDRLQIVVGKSHPWFQRTEIYLEELLTTSWVMRESGSGAQRMFEGALQSWGIEPSSLDVVLNLNTSEMVKVVVERGVGAAAIPESIVTKEVLLGTLHAVQIVDPQKSPGEKLEIVQPVWKLKHRQRFQTQVMMAFEKLVKQQTAQVSQIA comes from the coding sequence ATGACGCTGGAGCAGTTGCGAATTTTTTTAGCTGTGGCGGAAATGCTGCATTTTACCCGTGCTGCGGAAGCGCTTTATATCACCCAGCCAGCAGTGAGTGCTGCGATTCAAAGTTTGGAAACAGAATACGGGGTAAAGTTATTTCATCGCATTGGACGTCATATCGAAATTACAGATGCTGGTAAGTTATTGCAGGGTGAAGCACAAAAAATTCTCGACCAAGTAGATTTAACTGAACGCGGTTTGAAGGAATTAAACAATTTGCAACGGGGAGAGTTGAAGTTAGGCGCGAGTCTCACTATTGGTAACTACTGGCTACCCGAAAAAATTAGCGACTTTAAACAGCACTATCCTGGTATTTTAATTAATTGCACACTAGGGAATGCAGAAGAAATTTGCGAAGGAACTGCTGTAGGAATGTACGATCTAGGTTTTGTCACAGGGGATATCAAACCTGCATTACAGAACTCGTTGGAGAAAGAAGTTGTGGGGAGCGATCGCCTACAAATTGTCGTTGGTAAATCTCACCCTTGGTTTCAGCGTACTGAAATTTATCTTGAAGAATTGCTCACCACTAGTTGGGTAATGCGTGAATCTGGTTCCGGCGCACAGCGCATGTTTGAGGGAGCTTTGCAAAGTTGGGGAATTGAACCTAGTAGCCTAGATGTTGTTCTGAACCTGAACACCAGCGAAATGGTGAAAGTAGTAGTAGAAAGAGGTGTCGGCGCGGCTGCGATTCCCGAATCTATAGTTACAAAAGAAGTGCTGCTAGGGACATTACATGCTGTGCAGATCGTAGATCCACAAAAATCGCCTGGTGAAAAGTTGGAAATTGTTCAACCTGTTTGGAAACTGAAACATCGTCAACGTTTTCAAACACAGGTAATGATGGCTTTTGAAAAGCTTGTGAAGCAGCAAACTGCACAAGTTTCTCAAATTGCTTGA
- a CDS encoding cadmium resistance transporter — protein MSELITTLLIGFSAFVATNIDDIIILLLLFSQLDSSFRGRHIVVGQYLGFTALVIASLPGLFGGLLIPTNWIGLLGLIPIAMGINSLINPEEDLSDEIAVITAEYQDSTIASLINAKTYSVAAITIANGSDNISVYVPLFASGNIENFLIIIGVFFVLIAVWCYLAYKLTSQISIANILSQYGNSILPFVLIGLGGFIVLKTETLSLIKLAGSCICLVILLKKDS, from the coding sequence ATGAGTGAGTTAATTACTACACTCTTAATTGGGTTCTCAGCCTTCGTTGCTACTAATATTGATGATATCATCATTTTATTATTGCTTTTTTCTCAGCTAGATTCTAGCTTTCGAGGTCGGCATATTGTTGTTGGTCAATATCTCGGTTTTACAGCATTAGTGATTGCCAGTCTTCCTGGTTTGTTTGGTGGATTACTCATACCAACAAATTGGATTGGCTTATTAGGATTAATACCAATTGCTATGGGGATCAATAGTTTGATCAATCCCGAAGAAGATTTATCTGACGAAATTGCAGTCATAACAGCTGAATATCAAGACTCAACTATTGCTAGTTTAATTAATGCAAAAACTTACAGTGTTGCTGCTATCACTATTGCAAATGGCAGTGATAATATCAGTGTTTATGTGCCGTTATTTGCTAGTGGTAATATCGAGAATTTCTTGATAATTATTGGAGTGTTTTTTGTCCTGATAGCAGTTTGGTGCTATTTAGCTTATAAATTAACTTCTCAAATAAGTATTGCGAATATTTTAAGTCAATATGGCAACTCTATATTGCCTTTTGTATTGATAGGATTAGGTGGATTTATTGTTCTCAAAACAGAGACTTTGAGTCTGATAAAGTTGGCGGGTAGTTGTATTTGCTTAGTGATTCTTTTGAAAAAGGATAGTTGA
- a CDS encoding cadmium resistance transporter translates to MSQIIATITKAIIAFAATNIDDIIILLLFFSQLDPHFRRRHVFIGQYLGFAAIVLASLPGFFGGLVVSRVWIGLLGILLIAIGIKQLLNKETENTEVQNVNTNFEPSTTSKPILNFILSILSPQTYKVAAVTFANGGDNIGIYIPLFAGNNFASLIVILIVFFVMVGVWCAVAFLLSRQARIAYILSRYGKKTVPFVLIGLGLYIMYERGTFTLLRHK, encoded by the coding sequence ATGAGTCAAATTATCGCAACTATCACTAAGGCAATCATTGCCTTTGCTGCCACCAATATTGACGACATTATTATACTACTGCTATTTTTTTCCCAGCTTGATCCTCATTTTCGCCGTCGGCATGTTTTCATCGGTCAGTATCTTGGTTTTGCCGCGATCGTTCTTGCCAGCCTACCAGGGTTCTTTGGTGGTTTAGTAGTATCAAGAGTCTGGATAGGATTATTGGGAATATTGCTAATAGCAATTGGAATTAAGCAATTACTGAATAAAGAAACAGAAAATACAGAAGTTCAGAATGTTAATACTAATTTCGAGCCATCTACTACCAGTAAACCTATACTAAATTTTATTTTGAGTATTCTTAGTCCTCAAACTTATAAAGTTGCAGCAGTCACTTTTGCCAATGGAGGTGATAATATCGGCATCTATATTCCCTTGTTTGCTGGTAATAATTTTGCCAGTTTAATTGTAATTCTCATAGTGTTTTTTGTCATGGTAGGGGTATGGTGCGCTGTTGCTTTCCTATTAAGTCGTCAAGCTAGAATTGCCTATATTTTAAGTCGCTATGGTAAAAAGACTGTACCTTTTGTATTGATTGGCTTAGGTTTATACATCATGTATGAGAGAGGTACATTTACTTTATTACGGCACAAATAA
- a CDS encoding sulfite exporter TauE/SafE family protein, whose product MNFVLLPFFSFLVGIVVGLTGIGGASLITPMLIFVFQVPPAVAVSSDVVAATLMKVVGSIKHWQQQTLDVEVVKWLALGSIPGSLCGVEILHLIRQTGEHNLNNIMLHLLGVALLLVTVLALIQMLLLTFFPKLQLPELPKFDLKTKLGRLQTISIGAFLGCIVGLTSVASGSMFALVLIAFFRLDARKLVGTDISQAAILLLFTGLGHLTLGTVDWGLVLPIWLGSVPGVLLGAKICQIAPQKPLRFIIYSILMMVSLKLVY is encoded by the coding sequence TGTTGGTTTGACAGGAATTGGTGGCGCTTCTCTCATCACCCCGATGTTGATTTTTGTTTTTCAAGTTCCGCCTGCGGTAGCAGTCAGTTCTGATGTCGTTGCTGCTACCCTCATGAAAGTCGTTGGCAGCATCAAGCACTGGCAGCAACAAACCCTAGATGTAGAAGTGGTGAAATGGTTAGCTTTGGGGAGCATTCCTGGTTCATTGTGCGGGGTAGAGATATTGCACTTAATCAGGCAGACTGGAGAACATAACCTGAACAATATCATGCTTCACTTGCTGGGTGTCGCGCTTCTATTGGTCACAGTTTTGGCGTTGATACAAATGCTATTGTTGACCTTCTTCCCAAAATTGCAATTACCTGAACTGCCTAAATTTGACTTAAAAACTAAACTAGGACGCTTACAGACGATAAGTATAGGAGCATTTTTAGGTTGTATAGTCGGTCTGACTAGCGTTGCTTCCGGTTCAATGTTTGCCTTGGTGCTAATTGCATTTTTTCGTCTGGATGCACGAAAATTAGTCGGTACAGATATTTCCCAAGCAGCAATTTTATTGTTATTTACTGGTCTTGGACACCTCACCTTGGGAACAGTAGATTGGGGTTTAGTATTACCGATATGGCTAGGCTCAGTACCAGGAGTATTACTGGGTGCTAAAATCTGTCAAATAGCACCACAAAAACCATTGCGGTTTATTATTTACTCTATATTAATGATGGTCAGTTTGAAGTTAGTTTATTAA